A region of the Sodalis ligni genome:
CGTCACCGCGGCAAGCAGTCCCTGAAGGCCTTGATTGACATCGCCGCGATGAAACCGCTGGTGCATGTATCGGGCATGTTCGGCGCCGGACGCGGCAATACCGCCTGGATAGCGCCGCTGGCCTGGCACCCGGATAACCAGAACGCATTGATTGTCTGCGATCTGGCCGGCGACATGTCGGTTTTGCTGGACCTGGATGCGGACCGGCTGCGGACCCTGCTCTATACCCGCCGGGATCAACTGGGGGAGCAATCGCCGGTGCCCATCAAGCTGGTGCATATCAACAAGTGCCCGGTGCTGGCCCCCGCCAATACCCTGCGGCCGGAGGACGCGCAGCGGCTGGGTATCGATCGGAAGCGTTGCCTGGATAACCTGCTCATTTTACGCCAGCATGCCGAAGTGCGGGAAAAGGTTTTAGCGATATTTAGCGAGGCGGAACCTTTTGTCCCTTCGCAGGATGTGGATGCCCAGCTGTATAACGGCTTTTTCAGCGACGCCGACCGGACGGCGATGGGGATTATCCTGGAAACCGATCCGGTCAATCTGCCGGCGCTGGATATCAGCTTTGTCGACGGCCGGCTGGAAGAGCTGCTGTTTCGCTATCGGGCGCGAAATTTTCCCCACACCCTGGATGACAGCGAACAGCAGCGCTGGCTGGCCTATCGCAAGAATGTGTTCAGCCCGGAAAAATTACAAACCTACGTCGCGACCCTGGAACGGCTTTATGCGGAACACCAGGACAATGAAAACCACCTTCGGCTGTTAAAGGCGCTGTTTGACTATCTGCAGCAGCTTTAAGTTACCGCAGCTTCAAGCGTTTTTCAGCATCCAGCCGATTTCGGTCTGCGTCACCATACGTTCGAAATGCCGCAGCTCCGCCTGTTTGCAGGTATGGAAAACATGGCAAAAATGCTCGCCCAATCGATGCGTTAACGCCTGATTGCCGGCAAAAAGCCGCAGTGCCTCGCATTGCCGGATGGGCAGCGTCGCTCCCTGCAGCTCCTCGCCGTTGCCGGTGACCTCCTGTGGCAGCGGCAACGGATGCTCCAAACCATGGGCTATGCCGGCCAGCGCCGCGGCCAGGGCCAGGTAGGGATTGGCATCAGCCCCAGGAACCCGGTATTCCACCCGGTGATTGGCGCTGTCGCTGCAGGGAATGCGCAGCGCCACGGTCCGGTTGTTATAGCCCCAGTTGGCCTGGGTCGGCACATACATGCCCGGCTGGAAACGCCGGAAGGCATTGACATTCGGCGCCAATACCGCCATGGAAGCCGGCAGCAAATCCAGCATTCCGGCCAGGATGCGGCGCATCAGCGGGGAATTCCGGCCGGCGGCGTCGGACAGCAGATTTTTGCCTTGGCCGTCCTGCAGGCTGATATGCAAATGCATACCGCTGCCGGCGAAGTCCTCGTAAGGCTTCGCCATAAAGGTGGCGTTCATGCCGTGATTTTCCGCCACCAGCCGCACCAGCCGTTTGAGCTGCAGGGCGTGATCGCAGGCCTTCATGAGATTATCCCCATGCAGCAGATTGATTTCGAACTGGCCGGGGGATGATTCGGCTACCGCGCCGTTGAGAGGCAATTTCTGTAAACCGGCCAAGCGGTGGATATCGTCCAGCACGGCGGCAAAGTTATCCAGATTTTCCAATGAATAGATTTGGGGCTGGGTATGGCGTTCATGGGTGCCAGGCGCGCAGGGCGGCTGCAGCATGCCGGAGGAATCCCTGTCCTGATCCACCAGGTAAAACTCCATTTCCACCGCCACCACCGGGAAAATATCCTGTTGCTTTAGGACATGCCAAACCTGATTCAACACGTTGCGCGGTTCAACAGCAAACGGCGACCCGTCCTCATCCAGCATGGTCAGCATAAGCTGGGCAATATGGAAGGGATCGGCGGCGGAAGGCATTAATGTACCGGCCACCGGCATGCACAGATGATCCGGCTCGCCTTTTTCCTGTCCGAGTCCCGCTTCCTCCACCGTATGGCCGTAGAGGTTGATGGCAAAAACCGATGAGGGGAAATAACAGCCGTTTTCAATTTTCGCCAGGCTGGCGACGGGAAGACGTTTACCGCGGAAAAAACCATTCAGATCGGTGAGAAGAATATCGACATGCTGCGTATGGGGATAGCGTTCCAGGTAAGCATGGACTTCCCGCTGGAACGCGCTGGTTCGACTCTCATCGTATCGCGCTGCACGGCGAACGGCCGTACAAGGCTCGGCTTCCTTGAGATTATGCATAGACCACCCGCATGAATATGCTGCTGATGAGATTATGGCTGACGCCAAATCCGAGAGCGCACACTACGCCCGCTATAAAAAACATAGCGGCAATCGCCGGTATTGGCAAATACGTCCCCGGCTAGGATAACCGGATCGGCATCAGCGCGGGATCCGGATACTGATATTCAAAGCCCAGCTCACGGCAGATACGGTTACCGTCGACGATTTTACCGGTTTCCTTGTCGTCGCCGGGCAAAAATTCCGGCGGCTTGGTGCCCAATTCACGCGCCCGCGCCGGATAGTAGTCCCGTTTCGCCGGATGCCCCGGGGCGCAGATATTATACAAATGGCCGCCCTTAGGCAGTTTAAGCAACAATTCGATAGCGCTTATCACATCGGATTGATGCACCAGATTCACCCCATGGGAACCGCCGGGTAAATGGGTTTTGCCCGCCAAAAACCGGCCGGGATGGCGGCTCGGCCCCACCAGCCCCGCCAGGCGCAGAATATCCACCGAGGTATTGGGCAGGCGATGCAGCCACTGCTCCAGTTCCCTCAGGCAAATCGCCGTGGGGGTCACCGGCTCCAGCGGGCTGTTCTCCCGCAGGGTGCCGACGGTATCGCCGTATACCGACGTGGAGCTGGTAAAAATAATCCGCGGCACGCCAAAGGACAGCGCGCTGTCCACCACCTGCCGGACCGCCAGGAAATAGTCCTCCGGCCGCTGCGCGGTATGGCCCGCCGGCAGGGTCACGATAAGCGCTTCAACCTGGAGCAGAGCGGCCATATCATCCGGCTCGGCCTGGATCTCCGGCGTCAGCAGCAGCGGATAACACTCCACGCCGCACATCCGGGCCGCATCAACCCCGTCCGGGGTGGTTTTCGTTCCGGTGACGCCATAACCCTTGGCCAGTAATGACAGGGCCAGGGGCATTCCCAGCCACCCTAAACCCACAATCGCAATTTTTTTCATAATCCCTCATCCGCAAGGCTCCGTTCTCACAGGATCGATAGCCTCGCTGCTAAACGTCAAGCCAATCGGCAAAAAAATGTTGCACTCGGCGGCAAATATCGTTAGGTTAACTATAAATGTAATACACCGTTTCATCAGCTTATTGCGAGAATATTTATGAACTGCGTTCAGTTTAGCCACCATCGCCACCATCACCCTGACTAGTCTTTCAGGCGTTTGGTGCTGGAAGACAAAAATCTTCCAGTGGCGCAGAACGTAGAGAGCCCTCGGAAGATTTCTTCCGAGGGTTTTTTGGCTCGATAATTTCAAATCTTAGGTTAGAGGACTTCATTTTGGACAAATCACGTTTACGGATAGCGATGCAAAAATCAGGCAGGCTCAGCACGGACTCGCAGAAACTGCTTGAGCACTGCGGCATTAAAATCAATCTCCAGCAGCAGCGTTTGCTGGCTTTGCGGAAAACATGCCCATCGACATCATGCGCGTCCGTGACGACGATATCCCCGGATTGGTGATGGACGGCGTGGTGGATTTGGGTATTATCGGTGAAAATGTCCTGGAAGAAGAGCTGCTCAATCGCCGCGCCCAGGGTGAAGACCCCCGGTATTTTATACTGCGCCGCCTGGATTTCGGCGCCTGCCGTCTGTCGCTGGCGCTGCCTCTGGATGAGCCCTTCACCGGACCGCAGTGCCTGCAAGGCAAACGCATCGCCACCTCCTATCCGCACCTGCTCAAACAATATCTCGATAAACTGGGTATCAACTTCAAATCCTGCCTGCTGAACGGCTCGGTGGAAGTGGCTCCCCGCGCCGGCCTGGCGGACGCCATCTGCGATCTGGTTTCCACCGGCGCCACCCTCGAGGCCAACGGTTTACGGGAAGTAGAGGTGATTTACCGCTCCAAGGCCTGCCTCATCCAAAGCGACGTTGAGCTGCCGCCGGCCAAGCAGGCGCTGATCGACAAACTGATGATCCGCATCCAGGGGGTCATCCAGGCCCGGGAATCGAAATACATCATGCTGCATGCCCCCACTGAACGTCTTGACGATATCGTGGCCCTGCTGCCGGGCGCCGAACGCCCCACCATCCTGCCGCTGGCCGGCGATAAACAGCGGGTGGCCATGCATATGGTCAGCAGCGAAACCCTGTTCTGGGAAACGATGGAAAATCTCAAAGCCCTCGGTGCCAGCTCCATTCTGGTACTGCCCATTGAAAAAATGATGGAGTAGCCTGATGACCCCCTCCCCTTTTTCAACGCCGATTCGCTGGGACGCGTGCTCGCCGACGCAGCGGGCGGCTCTGCTGGCCCGCCCGCCGTGGCGGCCTCGGACAGGATTGGCGACGCGGTGCGCGACATTATCGCGCAGGTCCGCCAGGGCGGCGATGACGCCATTAAAACCCTTAACCAGCGCTTCGACCACACCGCCACCGAACAATTGCGGGTCAGCGATGAGGCTATCGAACAGGCCGCGGAACGCCTGGCGCCGGAAGTAAAACAGGCCATGGCGACGGCGGTAAAAAATATCGACTGTTTCCATCGCGCCCAGCAGCTGCCGCCGGTGGATGTGGAAACCCAGCCCGGCGTGCGCTGCCGCCAGCTGACCCGCCCGGTGGCCTCGGCGGGTCTCTATATTCCGGCGGCTCGGCGCCGCTGCCTTCCACGGTATTGATGCTGGCGACCCCGGCGCGCATCGCCGGCTGCGCCAAGGTGATCCTCTGCTCGCCGCCCCCCATCGCTGATGAAATCCTCTATGCGGCGCGGCTGTGCGGCGTACAGGAGGTCTATCAGGTGGGTGGGGCGCAGGCCATCGCCGCCATGGCCTTCGGCAGCAAATCCATACCCAAGGTGGATAAAATCTTCGGTCCCGGCAACGCCTATGTCACCGAGGCCAAACGCCAGATAAGCCAGCTTCCCGGCGGCGCGGCCATCGACATGCCCGCCGGCCCCTCCGAGGTGCTGGTGATAGCCGATAGCCATGCCGTTCCGGCGTTTATCGCCGCCGACTTACTGTCCCAGGCGGAACACGGCCCGGATTCCCAGGTCATCCTGCTCACCCCCGATCCGGCCATCGCCGATGCAGTGGCCCGGGAAACCGACGCGCAGCTCGCTCGGCTCTCCCGTGGCGATATCGCCCGCCGGGCGCTTAAGAGCAGTCGTTTGATTATTGCCCGCGACCTGGCGCAATGCATCGAGATCAGCAATGAATACGGACCCGAACACCTGATTATCCAGACCCGCGACGCGGAACAGTGGGTGCCAGCCATCATCAATGCCGGGTCGGTATTTCTCGGCGACTGGTCGCCGGAGTCGGCAGGGGATTATGCTTCCGGCACCAACCACGTGCTGCCCACCTATGGCTACACCACCACCTATTCAAGCCTCGGGCTGGCTGACTTTCAAAAGCGGATGACCGTCCAGCATCTCACGCCGCAAGGGTTGCTGGGATTGGCGCCCACCATTGAAATCCTGGCCGCGGCGGAACAGCTCACCGCCCATAAATACGCCGTCACCGTGCGTGTCGCCGCACTCAACGCATTACAGGAGCAACCATGACTATCAGCCACCTGGCGCGCGCCAACGTATTGGC
Encoded here:
- a CDS encoding glutamine synthetase family protein, which encodes MHNLKEAEPCTAVRRAARYDESRTSAFQREVHAYLERYPHTQHVDILLTDLNGFFRGKRLPVASLAKIENGCYFPSSVFAINLYGHTVEEAGLGQEKGEPDHLCMPVAGTLMPSAADPFHIAQLMLTMLDEDGSPFAVEPRNVLNQVWHVLKQQDIFPVVAVEMEFYLVDQDRDSSGMLQPPCAPGTHERHTQPQIYSLENLDNFAAVLDDIHRLAGLQKLPLNGAVAESSPGQFEINLLHGDNLMKACDHALQLKRLVRLVAENHGMNATFMAKPYEDFAGSGMHLHISLQDGQGKNLLSDAAGRNSPLMRRILAGMLDLLPASMAVLAPNVNAFRRFQPGMYVPTQANWGYNNRTVALRIPCSDSANHRVEYRVPGADANPYLALAAALAGIAHGLEHPLPLPQEVTGNGEELQGATLPIRQCEALRLFAGNQALTHRLGEHFCHVFHTCKQAELRHFERMVTQTEIGWMLKNA
- a CDS encoding SDR family oxidoreductase, which translates into the protein MKKIAIVGLGWLGMPLALSLLAKGYGVTGTKTTPDGVDAARMCGVECYPLLLTPEIQAEPDDMAALLQVEALIVTLPAGHTAQRPEDYFLAVRQVVDSALSFGVPRIIFTSSTSVYGDTVGTLRENSPLEPVTPTAICLRELEQWLHRLPNTSVDILRLAGLVGPSRHPGRFLAGKTHLPGGSHGVNLVHQSDVISAIELLLKLPKGGHLYNICAPGHPAKRDYYPARARELGTKPPEFLPGDDKETGKIVDGNRICRELGFEYQYPDPALMPIRLS
- the sbcB gene encoding exodeoxyribonuclease I, producing the protein MADTKRQPTFLVHDYETFGTHPALDRPAQFAGIRADLEFTPLGDPQVFYCRPADDYLPDPEAVLITGITPQQAAREGVNEAEFARRIHAMFSVPDTCILGYNNIRFDDEVTRNIFYRNFYDPYAYSWQQGNSRWDLLDVMRACYALRPEGIHWPQNDDGLPSFRLEHLTRANGVEHTHAHDAMADVHATLAMARLARQAQPKLFDYLYRHRGKQSLKALIDIAAMKPLVHVSGMFGAGRGNTAWIAPLAWHPDNQNALIVCDLAGDMSVLLDLDADRLRTLLYTRRDQLGEQSPVPIKLVHINKCPVLAPANTLRPEDAQRLGIDRKRCLDNLLILRQHAEVREKVLAIFSEAEPFVPSQDVDAQLYNGFFSDADRTAMGIILETDPVNLPALDISFVDGRLEELLFRYRARNFPHTLDDSEQQRWLAYRKNVFSPEKLQTYVATLERLYAEHQDNENHLRLLKALFDYLQQL